One window from the genome of Rhodococcus sp. ABRD24 encodes:
- a CDS encoding PQQ-dependent sugar dehydrogenase — MTTGERRRVSRRAGGVAICATALIVTAGCAEFDDSASSAFTPEPTFGSGAEVQPFEPPAPSSVAPDPASPDDPCVDRDANIVATCLDTTGGLAMLPGGDSALVAERRTGRILRVAPGTMPTEFARIPVDSSSDGGLLGIALSPTYAEDNLLYAYVTTPTDNRVVRIAPGDTPKDVLTGIPRGNAGNAGALTFARPGELLVLTGDTENPAAATDPTSLAGKLLRVTALTSTPNPPRPAVVLSGIGRAGGVCADHGGGVWVTDRTVVEDRLQRVRPDGTVGAPVWTWPDKPGVAGCAAAQGAIAVALTDAQAMAVLTTEAATGAVTATPALLAQKLYGRLAGTAISGEGQIWAATVNKSGGEPGPTDDRVVKIPMPNGGGGFD, encoded by the coding sequence ATGACGACGGGTGAACGGCGCAGGGTATCCAGGCGCGCGGGCGGCGTGGCGATCTGCGCCACCGCACTGATCGTGACCGCAGGGTGCGCCGAGTTCGACGACTCCGCCTCGTCGGCGTTCACACCCGAACCGACATTCGGTTCCGGCGCGGAGGTCCAGCCGTTCGAACCTCCCGCCCCGTCGTCCGTGGCGCCGGATCCGGCGAGTCCGGACGATCCGTGTGTCGACCGCGACGCGAACATCGTCGCAACCTGTCTGGACACCACTGGCGGACTGGCGATGTTGCCCGGCGGCGACTCGGCACTGGTGGCCGAACGCAGGACCGGCAGGATCCTGCGGGTGGCACCGGGCACGATGCCCACCGAGTTTGCCCGCATCCCGGTCGATTCCAGCTCCGACGGTGGCCTGCTCGGCATTGCGCTGTCCCCCACCTACGCGGAGGACAACCTGCTCTACGCATACGTGACGACACCCACCGACAACCGTGTGGTCCGCATCGCGCCCGGCGATACCCCGAAGGACGTACTCACCGGCATCCCCCGTGGCAACGCGGGAAATGCGGGCGCGCTGACGTTCGCACGGCCGGGCGAGTTGCTGGTGCTCACCGGTGACACCGAGAATCCGGCCGCGGCAACGGATCCCACTTCTCTCGCCGGGAAGCTGCTTCGGGTGACGGCACTGACGTCGACGCCCAATCCGCCGCGTCCGGCGGTGGTGCTGTCGGGCATCGGCCGCGCCGGCGGAGTATGCGCCGATCACGGCGGAGGCGTGTGGGTCACCGACCGTACCGTCGTCGAGGACCGGCTCCAGCGGGTACGCCCGGACGGCACGGTCGGCGCGCCCGTGTGGACGTGGCCCGACAAGCCCGGTGTCGCCGGCTGCGCAGCCGCCCAGGGCGCGATTGCGGTGGCCCTGACCGATGCCCAGGCCATGGCGGTGCTCACCACAGAGGCTGCGACGGGCGCCGTCACCGCCACGCCCGCGCTGCTCGCCCAGAAGCTGTACGGACGCCTGGCCGGCACCGCAATCAGCGGTGAGGGCCAGATCTGGGCGGCGACGGTCAACAAGTCCGGTGGCGAACCCGGCCCCACCGACGACCGGGTCGTGAAGATTCCGATGCCCAACGGCGGCGGCGGATTCGACTGA
- a CDS encoding cation:proton antiporter encodes MDAAVATSLFWITVAAAVAPLLAGVLPRRLVPEVVLLLVAGIVIGPYALDIAGVGTEIGVLRELGLGMLFLLAGYEVDTDELTGRGGRRALVTWSVCLAIAFAIVGVLGMAGLMSAEIAVAIALTSTALGTLLPILKDRGLLDTRLGRTVLNHGAIGELGPVLAMAILLGTRGAIASLLVLAAFAAVAVVVAMLPARILREGSRLLSLVRLGADTTAQTTVRLVMLLLVALIAVAAVFDLDIILGAFAAGFILRRAVPGGSEQLETKLEGIAFGLLIPIFFVTSGMAIDIVAVAAEPLILVAFLGLLIVARGVPVFVASRLDRGPGGANFDTREQVQIALYSTTGLPLIVAVTGVAVAAGEMSNAIASILVAAGAITVLVLPLLASVLGHEEPTTKARDVAA; translated from the coding sequence ATGGATGCCGCCGTTGCCACCTCGCTGTTCTGGATCACGGTCGCTGCCGCGGTAGCGCCCCTCCTGGCGGGTGTGCTCCCACGACGCCTCGTTCCCGAGGTGGTGCTGCTCCTGGTGGCCGGCATCGTCATCGGCCCGTACGCGCTGGATATTGCGGGGGTCGGCACGGAGATCGGTGTCCTTCGTGAGCTCGGCCTGGGCATGTTGTTCCTGCTTGCCGGGTACGAGGTGGACACCGATGAGCTGACCGGGCGGGGCGGTCGCCGCGCGCTCGTCACCTGGTCGGTATGTCTGGCAATCGCGTTCGCGATCGTGGGCGTGCTAGGTATGGCGGGATTGATGAGCGCCGAGATCGCGGTGGCGATCGCGTTGACGTCGACGGCTCTCGGCACCCTCCTCCCGATTCTCAAGGATCGGGGACTGCTCGATACCCGGCTGGGCCGCACCGTGCTCAACCACGGCGCGATCGGCGAGCTGGGTCCGGTGCTCGCGATGGCGATTCTCCTGGGCACGCGCGGCGCGATCGCGTCTTTGTTGGTGCTCGCGGCATTCGCCGCCGTTGCCGTCGTGGTCGCGATGCTCCCGGCCCGGATCCTGCGGGAGGGTTCGCGGCTGCTCTCGCTGGTGCGCCTCGGCGCCGACACCACCGCACAGACCACCGTTCGGCTGGTCATGCTGCTGCTGGTTGCCCTCATCGCCGTCGCAGCGGTGTTCGACCTCGACATCATCCTCGGCGCTTTCGCGGCCGGATTCATCCTGCGCCGTGCCGTTCCCGGCGGCAGCGAGCAGCTCGAGACCAAGCTCGAGGGTATCGCTTTCGGCCTGCTGATCCCGATCTTCTTCGTCACGTCCGGTATGGCCATCGACATCGTCGCCGTCGCGGCCGAGCCGCTGATCCTGGTGGCCTTCCTCGGCCTGCTGATCGTGGCCCGCGGCGTGCCGGTGTTCGTCGCGTCCAGGCTCGACCGCGGACCGGGCGGTGCGAACTTCGACACGCGTGAGCAGGTGCAGATTGCGCTCTATTCCACCACCGGGCTGCCGCTGATCGTGGCGGTGACCGGCGTCGCGGTCGCGGCGGGCGAGATGTCCAACGCGATCGCGTCGATCCTCGTGGCGGCGGGCGCAATCACCGTGCTGGTGCTGCCTCTGCTCGCAAGCGTCCTGGGACATGAGGAACCGACGACGAAGGCCCGCGACGTCGCAGCCTGA